In Esox lucius isolate fEsoLuc1 chromosome 6, fEsoLuc1.pri, whole genome shotgun sequence, the following proteins share a genomic window:
- the cst7 gene encoding cystatin-F (The RefSeq protein has 1 substitution compared to this genomic sequence), which produces MFLVNCQRYTFIPGAPHEISRNDSGVLKAALHGTYSFNNKTNDAFLFKPSAIEKAERQIVKGLNYIMEVDISRTVCHKNGQNNTDLARCVFQPDGLLKQTFHCHFEVWTIPWLNFMKTIDLACSPSEKNITSP; this is translated from the exons ATGTTTCTAGTGAATTGCCAGAGGTATACCTTCATACCAGGGGCTCCACATGAAATCAGCAGAAATGACAGTGGAGTCCTGAAGGCAGCACTTCATGGTACCTATTCATTTAACAACAAGACCAATGACGCTTTCCTGTTCAAGCCATCTGCAATCGAGAAAGCCGAAAGACAG ATTGTAAAGGGATTCAATTACATTATGGAAGTTGACATTTCACGAACTGTGTGCCACAAAAATggccaaaacaacacagaccTGGCCAGATGCGTTTTCCAGCCAGATGGATTGTTAAAGCAG ACCTTCCACTGTCATTTTGAGGTTTGGACAATACCTTGGCTTAACTTCATGAAGACTATTGATTTGGCTTGCAGTCCATCTGAGAAAAATATCACTTCTCCGTGA
- the apmap gene encoding adipocyte plasma membrane-associated protein, which translates to MNEPEGLRFRRLNRPQIITDELQEPQYKGTSTYSGKVFRVTLVTLGGCLILPLLVVIFLLESPIQPEVLSLNEPPLLSGCYEPNFKLREAQRLFEDQLVGPESIANFGDVLYTGTADGKIVKIVGKTISVVARLGKPPCDGAREHEPSCGRPLGIRVGPNGTLFVADAYLGLFEVNPVTGKVTNLVAAGQMVGGRRLSFVNDLDVTQDGRKVYFTDSSSRWQRRDYLHLIMEATADGRVLEYDTETKEVTVLMENLRFANGIQLFPDEESVLVAETTMARIRRVHVSGLNKGGMDTFVENLPGFPDNIRRSSSGGYWVAMSAVRPNPGFSLLDFLSQKPWIKKLIFKLFSQDTLMKFVPRYSLVLELQESGACARSFHDPHGMVAAYISEAHEHDGHLYLGSFRSPYLCKLDLSKV; encoded by the exons ATGAATGAGCCAGAGGGACTGCGTTTCAGGAGGCTGAACAGACCACAAATAATCACAGACGAATTACAGGAACCTCAATACAAGGGCACCAG TACCTACAGTGGAAAGGTGTTCCGTGTGACCCTGGTGACACTGGGAGGATGCCTGATCCTTCCATTGCTTGTAGTAATCTTTCTGCTTGAGTCTCCCATTCAGCCTGAGGTGCTCAG cctCAATGAGCCACCACTTTTGTCTGGCTGTTACGAGCCCAACTTTAAGCTGAGGGAGGCACAGCGGCTATTTGAGGACCAGCTCGTTGGCCCGGAGTCTATCGCCAACTTCGGGG ATGTGCTTTACACTGGTACGGCGGACGGGAAGATAGTAAAGATTGTAGGCAAAACCATCAGTGTTGTAGCCAGACTTGGGAAGCCACCCTGCG ATGGAGCCCGTGAGCACGAGCCCAGTTGTGGACGGCCCCTGGGAATCAGAGTTGGTCCAAACGGCACCCTGTTTGTAGCTGATGCTTACCTTGGACTGTTTGAGGTCAACCCAGTCACAG GGAAGGTGACCAACCTGGTAGCAGCCGGTCAGATGGTTGGCGGCCGGCGGCTCTCCTTCGTCAATGACCTGGACGTAACGCAGGATGGCAGGAAAGTGTACTTCACGGACTCCAGCAGCAGGTGGCAGCGGAGAGACTACCTTCACCTCATCATGGAGGCCACAGCAGATGGACG CGTGTTGGAATATGACACAGAGACTAAGGAGGTGACTGTGTTGATGGAGAACCTTCGTTTTGCCAACGGGATCCAGCTTTTCCCTGATGAGGAGTCCGTGCTGGTGGCCGAGACAACTATGGCCAGAATACGCCG GGTTCACGTGTCAGGTCTAAATAAGGGAGGGATGGACACGTTTGTTGAAAACCTGCCTGGTTTCCCGGACAACATCCGTcgtagctcttccggggggtaCTGGGTGGCGATGTCTGCGGTGCGGCCCAACCCTGGGTTCTCCCTGTTAGACTTTCTCTCCCAGAAGCCCTGGATCAAGAAGCTCATCTTTAAG CTCTTCAGCCAGGACACGCTGATGAAGTTCGTGCCGCGCTACAGCCTGGTGCTTGAGCTTCAGGAGAGTGGCGCGTGCGCACGAAGCTTCCACGACCCCCACGGCATGGTCGCCGCCTACATCAGCGAGGCCCATGAGCACGACGGCCACCTCTACCTGGGCTCCTTCCGCTCCCCGTACCTCTGCAAGCTGGATCTCAGCAAGGTGTGA